From a region of the Chitinophaga caseinilytica genome:
- a CDS encoding M20/M25/M40 family metallo-hydrolase: protein MKKLYLILPLAGIALTAYPQKKADKKTLGNLQAHVAYLASDKLEGRRTGTPGEQLAATYIAGQMQAIGLSPKGTDGFLQPFLVREGLESGPKARFSINSQPLKAGEQFVPLPFSARKSAKGEVLPGVNEVDNVWLINVKDAKDEINPHGAPLDFYIKKTKEAKESGATGIVFFNGGEDQQTVASWLDLPHETLAIPAIWVGEEGSKTLSADDANGFQIELEADLVPSKRTGTNVVGFIDNGAPATVVIGAHFDHLGYGEDHNSLAPNEKAVHNGADDNASGTAALLEIARLLKESKLKNANYAIVAFSGEELGLFGSKYFAEKGPVPMQQVNFMLNMDMVGRLSAEKGLQIGGYGTSPVWGEVVPGVVPKGLKVSYDSSGLGPSDHASFYLKNVPVLFFFTGTHGDYHKPGDDTEKINFDGELTIVKLVYGIVEKTNGRPKLAFTHTSDPPPMPGTGFTVTLGVMLDYTFKGGAKVESVRDGKPAKAAGLEAGDVIVRLGDYAVTDAMSYTKALSTFKKGDKTSVKVKRGTEEKVFDIQF, encoded by the coding sequence GTGAAAAAGCTTTATCTCATCCTGCCCCTGGCGGGTATCGCCCTCACGGCTTACCCCCAGAAAAAAGCCGACAAGAAAACGCTCGGCAACCTCCAGGCGCATGTAGCCTACCTCGCCTCCGACAAGCTCGAAGGCCGCCGGACTGGCACCCCGGGCGAACAGCTCGCCGCCACCTATATCGCCGGCCAGATGCAGGCGATCGGGCTCAGCCCGAAAGGGACAGACGGGTTCCTGCAACCGTTCCTCGTCCGCGAAGGACTGGAATCCGGGCCAAAGGCGCGCTTTTCCATCAACAGCCAGCCCCTCAAAGCCGGCGAACAGTTCGTTCCCCTGCCGTTTTCCGCCCGCAAAAGCGCCAAAGGCGAAGTGCTGCCCGGTGTGAACGAAGTCGATAACGTCTGGCTCATCAATGTAAAAGATGCGAAAGATGAAATAAACCCCCACGGCGCTCCGCTGGATTTCTATATTAAAAAGACAAAAGAAGCCAAGGAAAGCGGTGCCACCGGCATCGTGTTCTTCAACGGCGGCGAAGATCAGCAAACGGTTGCCAGCTGGCTCGACCTTCCCCACGAAACCCTCGCCATCCCGGCGATCTGGGTAGGGGAGGAAGGGAGCAAAACCCTCTCGGCCGACGATGCCAACGGCTTCCAGATCGAGCTGGAGGCAGACCTGGTGCCGTCTAAACGCACCGGCACCAACGTGGTCGGCTTTATCGACAACGGCGCCCCGGCCACCGTGGTCATCGGCGCACATTTCGACCACCTGGGATACGGGGAAGACCATAACTCCCTCGCACCCAACGAAAAAGCGGTGCATAACGGGGCAGACGACAATGCCTCCGGAACGGCCGCGCTGCTGGAAATAGCCCGGTTGCTGAAGGAATCCAAACTCAAAAATGCCAATTACGCCATCGTCGCCTTTTCTGGCGAGGAGCTGGGCCTTTTCGGCAGTAAATATTTCGCGGAGAAAGGGCCCGTGCCCATGCAGCAGGTGAATTTCATGCTGAATATGGACATGGTAGGCCGGCTTTCCGCGGAAAAAGGGTTGCAGATCGGCGGATACGGCACCTCGCCCGTTTGGGGCGAAGTAGTGCCGGGCGTGGTACCGAAAGGGCTGAAGGTGAGTTACGACTCGTCCGGACTGGGGCCTTCCGATCATGCTTCGTTCTACCTGAAAAACGTGCCCGTGCTGTTTTTCTTCACCGGCACCCATGGCGATTATCATAAACCCGGAGACGATACCGAAAAAATCAATTTCGACGGAGAACTGACCATCGTGAAACTCGTTTACGGCATCGTCGAAAAAACGAACGGCCGCCCGAAACTGGCGTTCACCCACACCAGCGATCCGCCGCCGATGCCTGGCACCGGGTTCACGGTGACTTTGGGCGTTATGCTCGACTATACGTTCAAGGGCGGTGCGAAAGTGGAATCTGTCAGGGATGGGAAACCCGCCAAGGCCGCGGGTCTTGAAGCGGGAGATGTGATCGTTCGGCTGGGGGATTATGCCGTCACCGATGCCATGAGCTATACCAAAGCGCTCAGCACTTTCAAGAAAGGCGATAAAACCTCCGTGAAGGTGAAACGCGGGACCGAAGAGAAAGTATTTGACATCCAATTTTAA
- the gcvT gene encoding glycine cleavage system aminomethyltransferase GcvT: MKNTPFTHKHIALGAKMAPFAGYNMPISYTGINDEHAAVRNSVGVFDVSHMGEFILKGENALDLIQRVTSNDASKLTAGKAQYSCLPNNEGGIVDDLLVYCIEENKTYMLVVNASNIEKDWKWISQFNTNNVDMQDISDKTCLLAIQGPNATSVLQTLTDVDIVNMKYYTFAKGTFAGVENVLISATGYTGAGGAEIYFEDKDGAADKIWDAIFEAGASKGIKPVGLGARDTLRLEMGFCLYGNDIDDRTSPMEAGLGWITKFTKDFPSRAIFEKQKAEGIQQKLVGFEMVDKGIPRHDYEIKDAEGNLIGRVTSGTQSPSLQKAVGLGYVTTAFAALDSDIYIAVRDKLLKAKVVKVPFLG; this comes from the coding sequence ATGAAAAACACGCCATTTACGCACAAACACATTGCGCTGGGAGCCAAGATGGCCCCGTTTGCGGGATACAACATGCCCATTTCCTATACGGGTATCAACGATGAACATGCCGCCGTGCGCAACAGTGTAGGCGTATTTGACGTCAGCCACATGGGCGAATTCATCCTCAAAGGCGAAAATGCGCTCGACCTCATCCAGCGCGTGACAAGCAACGACGCGTCGAAGCTCACTGCCGGCAAGGCGCAGTATTCCTGCCTGCCCAACAACGAAGGCGGGATCGTAGACGACCTGCTCGTGTATTGCATCGAAGAGAACAAGACTTATATGCTGGTGGTGAACGCGAGCAATATCGAGAAAGACTGGAAATGGATCAGCCAGTTCAATACCAATAATGTCGACATGCAGGACATTTCCGACAAAACCTGCCTGCTGGCCATCCAGGGCCCCAACGCCACGAGCGTGCTGCAGACTTTGACGGACGTAGACATCGTCAATATGAAATATTACACCTTCGCGAAGGGGACCTTCGCCGGGGTGGAAAACGTGCTCATCAGCGCCACCGGCTACACCGGGGCAGGCGGTGCCGAGATTTATTTCGAAGATAAAGATGGCGCGGCAGACAAGATCTGGGACGCGATTTTCGAAGCAGGCGCCTCCAAAGGCATCAAGCCCGTGGGCCTCGGCGCGCGCGATACGCTCCGCCTCGAAATGGGCTTCTGCCTCTACGGGAACGATATCGACGACCGTACCAGCCCCATGGAAGCCGGTTTGGGATGGATCACCAAGTTCACCAAAGACTTCCCTTCCCGCGCGATCTTTGAAAAGCAGAAAGCAGAAGGCATCCAGCAGAAACTGGTAGGTTTTGAAATGGTGGACAAAGGCATCCCCCGTCACGACTACGAAATCAAGGACGCGGAAGGCAATTTGATCGGACGGGTTACCTCCGGCACCCAATCTCCCTCCCTCCAGAAGGCTGTCGGCCTCGGATATGTAACAACAGCGTTTGCAGCATTGGATTCCGATATCTATATTGCTGTGCGCGATAAACTGCTGAAGGCAAAAGTGGTGAAAGTGCCCTTCCTCGGATAA
- a CDS encoding SRPBCC family protein codes for MPSIHLTTVIHAPLQRVFDLSRSITLHKRSMSHLKEEAIRGRTNGLIEYDETVTWRARHLGKNRELTTRITAMNKHGHFTDEMEKGDFTHMKHDHFFKEIGNGTVMIDVFEFGVPYGVFGKWLEKLYLRKYMSRLLELRNQIIKEYAESEKWRVILD; via the coding sequence ATGCCAAGTATTCATCTGACCACGGTCATTCATGCGCCGTTGCAAAGGGTCTTCGACCTGAGCCGGAGCATCACCCTGCATAAACGCAGTATGTCGCACCTGAAAGAGGAAGCCATACGAGGGCGGACCAACGGGCTGATCGAATACGACGAAACCGTGACCTGGCGCGCCCGGCACCTGGGTAAAAACAGGGAGCTGACCACCCGGATCACCGCCATGAACAAACATGGGCACTTTACCGACGAAATGGAAAAAGGCGATTTCACCCACATGAAACACGACCATTTTTTCAAAGAAATCGGGAACGGAACGGTGATGATCGACGTTTTCGAGTTTGGCGTACCCTACGGCGTTTTCGGGAAATGGCTCGAAAAACTATACCTGCGGAAATACATGAGCCGGCTGCTGGAATTACGCAATCAAATCATCAAGGAATACGCAGAGAGCGAAAAGTGGCGTGTGATCCTTGATTAA
- a CDS encoding 2-phosphosulfolactate phosphatase has protein sequence MSEINKPRLEVCLSPALLHLFDVKNSIVVIIDVLRATSTICTALHNGAAKVIPVATVEECVNIGRQLNAITAGERDGKIADGLLHGNSPFEYPVEFIDGKVLVLTTTNGTKLLHMAKDAVQIITGSFPNISSVCEYLISQGQNVILGCAAWKDRVNMEDTLFAGAVVSRIKEHFDVNCDSALAAETLYHSAKSDLFGFMKQASHFQRLARYGLEEDIRFCLTPDGANVLPILQNGELIKEK, from the coding sequence ATGAGCGAGATTAACAAACCCAGGCTGGAAGTATGCCTGTCTCCCGCACTGCTGCACCTGTTCGACGTGAAGAACAGCATCGTGGTGATCATCGACGTATTGCGGGCCACCTCCACCATCTGTACCGCGCTCCATAACGGCGCCGCCAAAGTGATACCCGTGGCTACAGTGGAAGAATGCGTGAACATCGGCCGCCAGCTCAACGCCATCACGGCGGGCGAGCGCGACGGCAAGATCGCGGACGGGCTGCTGCACGGCAATTCCCCTTTCGAATACCCGGTTGAGTTTATCGACGGAAAGGTGCTGGTGCTCACTACCACCAACGGTACCAAGCTGCTGCACATGGCCAAAGACGCCGTGCAGATCATCACCGGATCGTTCCCGAACATTTCTTCCGTTTGCGAATACCTCATCTCACAGGGTCAGAACGTGATTTTGGGATGCGCGGCGTGGAAAGACCGGGTAAATATGGAAGATACGCTGTTCGCCGGTGCGGTGGTAAGCCGTATCAAGGAACATTTCGACGTCAACTGCGATTCCGCACTGGCCGCCGAAACCCTGTACCATAGCGCGAAGAGCGATCTTTTCGGGTTTATGAAGCAGGCATCGCACTTCCAGCGGCTGGCGCGCTACGGCCTGGAGGAAGACATCCGCTTCTGCCTCACGCCCGATGGCGCCAATGTGCTGCCCATCCTGCAGAACGGCGAATTGATAAAAGAGAAGTAA
- a CDS encoding DoxX family protein — MGNTLSINNSKGQDLGLTILRVGVGLLFFYFGWQKLAGGAQLWAMIGGAMNFLGISFAPTFFGLLATIAEFAGGLLLALGLFTRWASWSLVITMVVAVILKANTGNGMVDVASPLFALLITLAFALGGGGVWSVDNLLKQKRSSGALA; from the coding sequence ATGGGAAACACCCTTTCAATCAACAATTCTAAAGGCCAGGACCTCGGCCTTACCATTCTCCGCGTTGGCGTGGGCTTATTGTTCTTCTACTTCGGCTGGCAGAAGCTGGCCGGTGGTGCGCAATTGTGGGCCATGATCGGCGGGGCCATGAACTTCCTCGGCATTTCGTTCGCACCCACCTTTTTCGGGCTGCTCGCTACCATAGCCGAATTCGCCGGCGGATTGCTCCTGGCGCTCGGCCTTTTCACCCGCTGGGCATCCTGGTCGCTCGTGATCACGATGGTTGTGGCGGTGATCCTCAAAGCCAATACCGGTAACGGGATGGTAGATGTGGCCTCTCCGCTCTTCGCCCTGCTCATCACCCTGGCGTTTGCCCTGGGCGGCGGTGGCGTATGGTCGGTAGACAATCTGCTGAAACAAAAGAGATCTTCCGGCGCGCTGGCTTAA
- a CDS encoding DEAD/DEAH box helicase, producing MSLPHLLKYVYNNGTDEVIRRGKRIFATGGVELLEGDPVLRSASFRVKSDTHANFYKVTISKYNEPATMSVRCQCPYNLGDICRHEAAALFQLQEMLDRNHFDAFDTQYDQQHTLIKMKSIDLKTIKLLTSNTIISEADRILRKTQAVIKSAKDEKVEAELRTEGKKYPLILQRNEERNFDTHCTCDEHEHPLCVHKTALFLQLLTAHGPFYFDTLRNWDKEKNKLLSSYGYSLNDDLEGKFAFSYMNGKPFLRVLDPTIKKVEAVAAAKTESAPEPEETLTVARRLGVVLNANDKLFPYFQMELVSGDANEDETEFVSLVNRIDLGKYVDFYLFKEKDRDLISPIRKLQHTEVNKFLNKNSPFAGIWENIMHESESGLPMETMELIVEYLQPKLAKLFPLLTDHRLVFLLRDGQLFKTKNLQQIQVSGYPLKPYFKAGNGGDHIEVTAWVDIDGEAVNVSANQWASPLLFLYNNTLHYFNNPKDSIHLLQYQEHNAVRVPTNEWQDFLKESILPLGREYAVQYDASLLAEVDDVIPENRVYLKEMGETFVIQPAFSYHGHDVEWNEETRITVQEGNKVLVIHRNKEAEDNFVNSIRALHTNFSVSSNYNYFFLRAKEALKNNWFFLFFDALKEMDVRVFGFEQLRNFRFSAQKPVTNLQISSGIDWFDAQVEVVYGDQKVGIRDIKRALANKQNYVQLADGSLGLLPEEWLKKYSLLFKIGEEKDKGAGLKLSKYNFSVIDELYEFIDDEAILVELDEKRRKLLQFDEIRSVDLPTNLNANLRPYQESGFQWLNYLDEVKWGGILADDMGLGKTVQALTFIQHYKNVHEQCTMLVVCPTTLIYNWENEIKKFTPGITYHIHHGPQRLRISEELGAFDVIITTYGTLRSDVQLLMKIDFDYVILDESQAIKNPQSKVTKAAQLLNTRNRIALSGTPMQNNTFDIYAQMNFLNPGMLGSVDFFRNEFATPIDKFQDEERKEHLKKLIYPFILRRTKEQVAKDLPEKIETVIFCEMDPEQRHIYDAYRNSYRSKILGVIEDQGMERSQLTILQGLMKLRQICDSPAILNEAEKYPNHSVKLHELTREISENISNHKVLVFSQFLGMLGLIKDRLAHQKIPYEYFDGSTSTMDREKAIQNFQNNEECRVFLISLKAGGVGLNLTAADYVYIVDPWWNPAVEQQAIDRTHRIGQTKNIFAYRMICKDTVEEKILELQERKKSLVKDIIADDSGFIKKLTKEDVLYLFS from the coding sequence ATGTCGCTACCCCATTTATTAAAATATGTATATAATAACGGCACCGACGAGGTGATCCGAAGGGGGAAACGCATATTCGCAACCGGCGGCGTAGAGCTGCTCGAAGGCGATCCCGTACTGCGCTCGGCCTCGTTCCGGGTAAAGAGCGACACGCATGCCAATTTCTATAAAGTTACCATCAGCAAATACAACGAGCCGGCTACGATGAGCGTGCGTTGCCAATGCCCCTATAACCTGGGAGACATTTGCCGCCACGAAGCCGCCGCCCTTTTCCAGCTCCAGGAAATGCTGGACAGGAACCATTTCGATGCGTTCGACACGCAATACGACCAGCAACACACGCTGATCAAGATGAAGTCGATCGATCTCAAGACCATCAAACTCCTTACTTCCAATACCATCATCTCCGAAGCGGACCGCATCCTGCGGAAAACGCAGGCCGTCATCAAATCCGCCAAAGACGAAAAAGTGGAAGCCGAACTGCGGACCGAAGGGAAGAAATATCCCCTCATCCTCCAGCGGAACGAAGAACGCAATTTCGATACACATTGTACCTGCGACGAGCACGAGCATCCGCTCTGCGTCCACAAAACTGCGCTGTTCCTGCAGCTCCTCACCGCCCACGGGCCCTTCTATTTCGATACGCTCCGTAACTGGGACAAAGAGAAGAACAAACTCCTCTCCTCCTACGGCTATTCGCTCAACGACGATCTCGAAGGCAAATTCGCGTTCTCCTACATGAACGGGAAACCCTTCCTGCGCGTGCTCGACCCCACCATCAAAAAAGTGGAGGCCGTTGCCGCCGCCAAAACCGAATCGGCCCCGGAACCGGAAGAAACACTCACCGTAGCCAGGCGCCTGGGCGTGGTGCTCAATGCCAACGACAAACTGTTCCCCTATTTCCAGATGGAACTGGTGAGCGGAGATGCGAACGAAGATGAAACGGAATTCGTGTCGCTGGTAAACCGCATCGACCTGGGCAAATACGTCGACTTTTACCTTTTCAAGGAGAAAGACCGCGACCTCATTTCGCCCATCCGCAAGCTGCAACACACCGAAGTCAACAAGTTCCTCAACAAGAACTCCCCCTTCGCCGGCATCTGGGAAAACATCATGCACGAAAGCGAAAGCGGCCTGCCCATGGAAACCATGGAGCTCATCGTGGAATACCTCCAGCCCAAACTCGCCAAGCTGTTCCCGCTGCTGACCGACCACCGGCTCGTGTTCCTCCTGCGCGACGGGCAGTTGTTCAAAACCAAGAACCTGCAACAAATCCAGGTATCCGGATATCCCCTCAAACCTTACTTCAAAGCCGGCAACGGCGGCGATCATATAGAAGTAACCGCCTGGGTAGACATCGACGGCGAAGCCGTGAACGTATCGGCCAACCAGTGGGCCAGCCCGCTGTTGTTCCTCTACAACAATACCCTGCATTACTTCAACAATCCGAAAGATTCCATCCACCTCCTGCAATACCAGGAGCATAACGCCGTGCGCGTGCCCACCAACGAGTGGCAGGATTTTCTCAAGGAATCCATCCTCCCGCTCGGCAGGGAATACGCCGTTCAGTACGATGCGTCGCTGCTGGCGGAAGTGGACGACGTGATCCCCGAAAACCGCGTCTACCTGAAAGAAATGGGCGAAACATTCGTGATACAGCCCGCGTTCTCCTATCATGGGCACGACGTGGAGTGGAACGAGGAAACCCGCATCACCGTTCAGGAAGGCAACAAAGTACTGGTGATCCACCGGAACAAGGAAGCGGAAGATAATTTCGTGAACAGCATCCGCGCGCTGCACACCAACTTCTCCGTCAGCAGTAACTACAACTATTTCTTCCTCCGCGCAAAAGAAGCCCTGAAGAACAACTGGTTCTTCCTCTTCTTCGACGCGCTGAAGGAAATGGACGTACGCGTTTTCGGCTTCGAGCAACTGCGGAACTTCCGCTTCTCTGCGCAGAAACCCGTCACCAACCTGCAGATCAGCTCCGGCATCGACTGGTTCGACGCGCAGGTGGAAGTAGTGTATGGCGATCAGAAAGTCGGGATACGCGACATCAAGCGCGCACTCGCCAACAAACAGAATTACGTGCAACTGGCAGACGGCTCCCTGGGCCTGCTGCCGGAAGAATGGCTGAAAAAATATTCCCTCCTTTTCAAGATAGGGGAAGAAAAAGATAAAGGCGCCGGCCTCAAACTGAGCAAATACAACTTCTCGGTGATCGACGAGCTGTACGAGTTCATCGACGATGAGGCCATCCTCGTTGAGCTCGACGAAAAGCGGCGCAAACTGCTCCAGTTCGACGAGATCCGCAGCGTAGACCTGCCCACCAACCTCAACGCCAACCTGCGGCCTTACCAGGAAAGCGGCTTCCAGTGGCTCAATTACCTCGACGAAGTGAAGTGGGGCGGGATTTTGGCGGACGATATGGGTCTTGGTAAAACCGTGCAGGCGCTTACGTTCATCCAGCACTACAAGAACGTGCACGAACAATGCACCATGCTGGTGGTTTGCCCCACTACCCTGATCTATAACTGGGAGAACGAGATCAAGAAATTCACACCGGGCATCACCTATCACATCCATCACGGCCCGCAACGCCTCCGGATTTCGGAGGAGCTGGGCGCTTTCGACGTCATCATCACCACCTACGGCACCCTGCGCAGCGACGTGCAGCTGCTCATGAAGATCGATTTCGACTACGTGATCCTCGATGAATCGCAGGCGATCAAAAACCCGCAGTCGAAGGTGACCAAAGCCGCGCAACTGCTGAACACCCGCAACCGCATCGCGCTGTCGGGTACGCCCATGCAAAACAATACCTTCGATATCTACGCCCAGATGAACTTCCTCAACCCGGGGATGCTCGGCAGCGTAGACTTCTTCCGCAACGAATTTGCCACGCCGATAGACAAGTTCCAGGACGAGGAAAGGAAAGAGCACCTGAAAAAGCTCATCTATCCCTTCATCCTCCGCAGAACGAAAGAACAGGTGGCCAAAGACCTGCCGGAGAAAATCGAGACCGTCATCTTCTGCGAAATGGACCCGGAACAGCGCCATATCTACGACGCCTACCGCAACTCCTACCGCTCCAAGATCCTCGGCGTTATCGAAGACCAGGGGATGGAACGCAGCCAGCTCACGATTTTGCAGGGCCTCATGAAGCTCCGCCAGATCTGCGACTCGCCCGCCATCCTCAACGAAGCGGAAAAATATCCCAACCACTCCGTGAAACTGCATGAGCTGACGCGTGAGATCTCTGAAAATATCAGCAATCACAAAGTGCTGGTATTCAGTCAATTTCTCGGCATGCTCGGCCTCATTAAAGACCGCCTCGCCCATCAGAAGATACCGTATGAATATTTCGACGGCTCCACCAGCACCATGGACCGCGAAAAAGCCATCCAGAACTTCCAGAACAACGAGGAATGCCGCGTGTTCCTCATTTCCCTCAAAGCCGGTGGCGTAGGTCTCAACCTCACCGCGGCCGACTATGTCTATATCGTAGACCCCTGGTGGAACCCCGCGGTGGAACAACAGGCCATCGACCGGACGCACCGTATCGGGCAAACGAAGAACATCTTCGCCTACCGCATGATCTGTAAAGACACCGTGGAAGAAAAAATCCTGGAACTGCAGGAACGGAAGAAATCGCTGGTGAAAGACATCATCGCCGACGATTCCGGCTTCATCAAAAAACTCACGAAAGAAGACGTGCTCTACCTCTTCAGCTAA
- a CDS encoding response regulator transcription factor yields MSISQPVILLIEDEWQLAQIVKDSLETRGFNMICAADGVEGLRLFRQYKPDAIVMDVMMPNLDGFSLTTEIRKTDKQVPIIFLTAKSQTADVVKGFESGGNDYLKKPFSMDELIVRIRSLLARFGGHAAPPPPSENEILIGQFLFQPYKQTLTRNGYTEYLSHRESEVLLRLCRHKNQVMERRPVLLDLWGDDNFFNARSMDVFITKLRRYLKDDPKIQIVNIRGVGYKLIS; encoded by the coding sequence ATGAGCATATCCCAACCCGTCATATTACTCATCGAAGACGAATGGCAACTCGCACAGATCGTGAAAGACAGCCTCGAAACGCGCGGTTTTAACATGATTTGCGCGGCAGACGGCGTGGAAGGCCTCCGCCTGTTCCGCCAGTACAAACCGGATGCTATCGTGATGGACGTCATGATGCCCAACCTCGACGGATTTTCGCTCACCACCGAAATCCGGAAAACCGACAAGCAGGTGCCCATCATCTTCCTCACCGCCAAATCACAAACCGCGGATGTGGTAAAAGGATTTGAATCCGGCGGGAACGATTATTTGAAAAAACCCTTCAGCATGGACGAGCTGATCGTCCGCATACGATCGCTGCTGGCGCGTTTCGGAGGACATGCCGCGCCACCTCCGCCATCCGAAAACGAAATCCTCATCGGCCAGTTCCTTTTCCAGCCCTACAAGCAGACACTCACGCGGAACGGGTACACGGAGTACCTTTCGCACCGCGAGTCCGAAGTACTGCTGCGCCTTTGCCGGCACAAAAACCAGGTGATGGAGCGCCGGCCCGTACTGCTCGACCTCTGGGGCGACGATAATTTCTTCAACGCCCGCAGCATGGACGTTTTCATCACAAAATTGCGCAGGTATCTGAAAGACGATCCGAAGATCCAGATCGTCAATATTCGCGGGGTGGGGTATAAGTTGATTAGCTGA
- a CDS encoding HAMP domain-containing sensor histidine kinase, whose translation MRNRIRNILVLMTACILGILTLQGYWLYQAYQIRLQEFQRDINDALRTAVFHKQFGDAGKVLGLSKFNLTFTSTMPDSISPMGQVTRIVSDLDSAAAASGAVVKNAYFLAGPTRPAFPTDDFGTPPEGENVELHMVRRDTQIRQLTDTLSRKISEVLVRRDFYRTSLTINQLDSLYRIELGNRGINTGFQLDTLALSHEAFQSLPKSPFRTTIIPFNPINNIFVTAIFASPMPHILGRMTGSLAATAVLLLLTVGSFLYMLRTILRQKRLSEVRNDFINNMTHELKTPIATVSAAVEALERFNALADPQKTANYLRISRQELQRLGDLVEKVLHIAAEEKEEVMLQPEMVDLNDIIADIISNHRLKSGKKIDFSYTLLADPLVLADPTHLSHAINNLVDNAIKYSNDPAEISVHVARRPGWVRISVKDNGIGIPHGYHNSIFDKFFRVPSGNLHNVKGFGLGLSYVKKIAEKHGGSIKVKSEPDKGSEFQLEIPAA comes from the coding sequence ATGCGCAACCGCATCAGAAACATACTCGTGCTCATGACCGCCTGCATACTCGGTATCCTCACCCTCCAGGGGTACTGGCTGTACCAGGCGTACCAGATCCGCCTGCAGGAATTCCAGCGCGATATCAACGACGCCCTCCGCACGGCTGTTTTCCATAAACAGTTCGGCGACGCCGGCAAAGTGCTCGGCCTGTCCAAATTCAACCTGACGTTCACTTCCACCATGCCAGACAGCATCTCGCCAATGGGCCAGGTAACCCGCATCGTGAGCGACCTGGATTCCGCCGCGGCAGCCTCCGGCGCCGTGGTCAAGAACGCGTACTTCCTTGCGGGGCCCACGCGACCGGCTTTTCCGACAGACGATTTCGGGACGCCGCCGGAAGGGGAGAACGTCGAATTGCACATGGTACGCCGCGACACCCAGATCCGGCAGTTGACGGATACGCTGTCCCGCAAAATTTCGGAAGTGCTGGTGAGAAGGGATTTTTATCGCACCTCCCTTACTATCAATCAGTTAGACAGTCTTTACCGGATAGAGCTGGGGAACCGGGGGATCAATACCGGCTTCCAGCTGGATACGCTCGCACTCAGCCACGAAGCCTTCCAATCCCTCCCCAAATCACCGTTCCGCACCACCATCATCCCTTTCAACCCCATCAACAACATATTTGTAACGGCTATTTTTGCCAGCCCCATGCCGCATATTCTGGGCCGGATGACCGGCAGCCTCGCCGCTACGGCTGTTTTGCTGTTGCTGACGGTGGGCTCGTTCCTGTATATGCTCCGCACGATCCTCCGGCAGAAAAGACTTTCGGAAGTCCGCAACGATTTCATCAATAACATGACCCACGAGCTGAAAACCCCCATCGCCACGGTATCCGCGGCCGTGGAGGCGCTCGAGCGGTTCAACGCCCTCGCCGATCCCCAGAAAACCGCCAATTACCTCCGCATTTCCCGGCAAGAGCTGCAGCGCCTGGGCGACCTCGTCGAAAAAGTGCTCCACATCGCCGCGGAAGAAAAAGAAGAGGTGATGCTCCAACCCGAAATGGTGGACCTCAACGATATCATCGCCGACATCATTTCCAACCACCGCCTCAAATCCGGTAAAAAAATCGATTTCAGCTATACCTTGCTCGCCGACCCGCTCGTGCTCGCCGATCCCACTCATCTTTCCCACGCCATCAACAACCTGGTCGACAATGCCATCAAATATTCCAACGACCCGGCCGAAATTTCCGTGCATGTGGCCCGCCGGCCGGGATGGGTGCGCATTTCGGTGAAAGACAATGGTATCGGCATCCCGCATGGTTATCACAACAGCATTTTCGATAAATTCTTCCGCGTACCGTCCGGCAACCTGCATAATGTAAAAGGTTTCGGGCTTGGATTGAGTTATGTGAAGAAGATCGCCGAGAAACACGGCGGCAGCATCAAAGTAAAAAGCGAGCCCGACAAGGGCAGCGAATTTCAACTGGAAATCCCCGCAGCATGA